ACGCATTTTATTTACAGCTTCATCTATCGTTGTGCCGATAGTTGAGTTGCCATCTATTCTTAAAATAATGTCGCCTGATTTTATACCTGCTTTATCAGCTGGGGTATCTTCTATCGGTGAAATAACGGTTAGTGCGCTATCTTTCATGCCAACTGTTATGCCAAGGCCACCAAATTCTCCACTTGTTTGCACCTGCATATCTTTGTAAGCTTTTTCATTTAAAAAGCTTGAATGAGCATCTAAATTTTGCATTAAACCAGCAATGGCTTTATCGATGATCTCTTTAAATTTAATATCATCAACATAGTATTTTTCAACGGTTGAAATTGTTTTTGTAAGCTTTGAAAGTGCTTCAAGCTTCGCACTTGCTTCGTCTTCACTCTTTGCAAAAAGTGCATTCACTGCTACGCTTGAGATAAGCAAAGCACCTGTAATTTTTAGTGCAAAAAATCTACTGAATTTATTCAAAATTTCTCCTATAATTTTTGGCTCAATTCTATTAGCTTTTGGCTAAAAAAAGTATAAATTTAAGCTTATATTTTTGCTTTTGGATAGTTTTTGATACAAATTTATAACAGTAAATTTTAGCAATTAAATAAAAAGAGTGACAAGCATTATAAAAATACTTGACAATATAAGACTAAAGTTATATAATGGCGACCATATAAAATAATCCAAGGAGATTTAATGGCTGATATAACAGAAAATTTAACAGCTCAGATGCAAGAAACTCTTGAAAAAGGTATTAGTTTAGCGATATTTTCTAAAAATCCGCAAGTTATTCCACTTCATATTTTTTGGGCTTTACTTGCAGATAGTAATTCTATTTTAAACCAAGTGTTTAATAAAATGAATGTAAGTAAAGACGCCGTCGAGCTTGAAGTAAAAAGTAAAATTTCTTCACTTCCAAGTAGCTCAAACGTTACAAAAGATAACGTTTCAGTTTCAAGAGAGCTTATAAATTCTCTTGAAAATGCAAAAGCTTTGATGGTAAGCATGGGCGATAGCTACATAGCTGTTGATACATGGATCATCTCGGCTCTTGAGCTTAGTGAGATCAAACAAATTTTAAGCAAATTTTGCGATATCTTAGAGATCAAAAAGAACCTTGAGAGCATAAGAGGTGGTAAAAAGATAGATAGCCAAACTGGCGATGATACCCTTGATAGTTTAGAGAAATTTGGTATCGATCTAACGCAAAAAGCGCTAAATAAAGAGCTTGATCCAGTCATCGGGCGTGATGAAGAGATCACTAGGATGATGCAAATTTTAATAAGAAAGAGCAAAAATAACCCTATCTTGCTTGGTGAGCCAGGTGTTGGTAAAACAGCCATCGTTGAAGGGCTAGCTCAAAAGATAGTGGCTCGTGATGTGCCAACAAGCCTTGCAAACAAGCGTGTAATCGCGCTTGATATGAGCGCAGTTGTAGCTGGCGCAAAGTATAGAGGCGAGTTTGAAGATAGACTAAAAGCTGTCATTGACGAGGTTAAAAAGGCTGGCAACATCATACTTTTTATAGATGAAATTCACACCATAGTTGGAGCTGGTGCGAGCGAGGGCGGAATGGACGCTGCAAATATCCTAAAACCAGCTCTTGCGCGTGGAGAGCTTCACGCTGTTGGTGCGACAACGCTAAAAGAGTATAGAAAATACTTTGAAAAAGATGCAGCGCTTCAAAGACGTTTTCAGCCTATAGACGTTAAAGAGCCAAGTGTAAATGAGGCACTTCAAATTTTACGTGGTATAAAAGAGCGCCTAGAAGTTCACCACGGCATCACAATAACAGATAGCGCGCTAGTTGCCGCTGCAAGGCTAAGCGACCGCTACATAGCAAACCGCTTCTTGCCAGATAAGGCGATAGACCTTATAGACGAGGCAGCAGCTGAGCTAAAGATGCAAATAGAAAGCGAGCCATACGAGCTTTCAAAGATAAAACGCGAGATTGTAACGCTTCAAGTAGAAAAAGAAGCGCTAAAGATGGAGGATGCGGATAAAAATAAAGAAAGACTTGGCGAGATCGAAAAAGAGATAGCTGATCTAAATGAGAAAAAGCTAGCGCTTGATACTAAATTTGAAAATGAAAAGGCTGTTTTTGGCGGAATTTCAAAAGCAACAAAAGAGATCGATAGCTTAAAATCACAAGCTGAGATAGCAAAAAGAAATGGCGATCTTCAAAAGGCTGCTGAGATAGAATACGGCAAAATAGCAGACGCTAAAAAGCACAAACACGAGCTTGAAGAAAAATGGGAGAGCATGAAAAAAGAGGGCGTGCTTCTTAAAAATCAAGTCGATGAAGAGCTTGTGGCTGAAATTTTAAGCAAATGGACTGGAATTTCAGTTAAGAAGATGCTAACAAGTGAAAAAGAGAAGTATCTGCACATCGAAGAGCATCTAAGAGAGAGCGTTGTCGGTCAAGATGACGCATTACACGCACTTGCGCGTGCTGTTAAGAGAAACAAAGCTGGACTAAATGAGGGTCAAAGGCCGATTGGTTCGTTTTTATTCCTTGGACCAACAGGCGTTGGTAAAACCCAGTCTGCTAAAGCTTTGGCTAAATTTTTATTTGACGATGAGAAGGCGCTTATCCGCTTTGATATGAGCGAATATATGGAAAAACATAGCGTGAGCAGGCTTCTTGGTGCGCCTCCAGGATATGTAGGCTACGATGAGGGCGGTCAGCTAACAGAGGCAGTTCGCAGAAGACCTTACTCAGTCATACTTTTTGACGAGGTTGAAAAGGCTCACAAAGATGTATTTAACATACTTTTGGGAATTTTAGATGACGGACGTGCGACTGATAACAAAGGTGTAACGGTTGATTTTAAAAATACGATCATCATTTTAACCTCAAACATCGCTTCAAATTTCATAATGGAGCTAAAGGGCGAAGATCGTGACGTGGCTGTTAAAAACGAGCTTAAAAACTACTTTAAGCCTGAGTTTTTAAATAGGCTTGATGATACTATCATCTTTAATCCTCTAAATGAACAAGGACTAATCTCTATAGTTGAGATCATGTTTAAAGAGCTTGAAAAAACTCTTCACAACCGCGGTATCAAGGCAGTTTTAAGCGAAGAGGCTAAGAAATTTATCGCAAAAGCTGGCTTTGACATAGTTTATGGCGCAAGACCTCTTAGAAGAGCGCTTTATGAGCTAGTTGAAGATAAGATCGCTGATATGATCTTAAAAGATGAGCTTGAAAGTGGCGATGAGATTACCATTGATAGCGATGGCGAGAAGATCATCATTAAGAAAAAATAACTTCAAAATTACTTGGCAGGTTGGATTAACTTGCCAAGCTCTCATATAAAATTTATACAAAAAATATCTAAAAATAGGGCGGTTTAGCTATTTAAAAATATGACTAAACGCCTAAAAATTTAGCAAGAGCAAAATAAAATATAGCTGATGATATTGCAGCTGCAGGAAGCGTGATGAGCCAAGCTAGGATGATAGGTCTTACCATTTTCCAGTTGGCGTTTTTATTTACGATGCCAATGCCCAAAACCGCGCCTATTAGGATATGCGTAGAGCTAACTGGTAT
The genomic region above belongs to Campylobacter concisus and contains:
- a CDS encoding ATP-dependent Clp protease ATP-binding subunit, coding for MADITENLTAQMQETLEKGISLAIFSKNPQVIPLHIFWALLADSNSILNQVFNKMNVSKDAVELEVKSKISSLPSSSNVTKDNVSVSRELINSLENAKALMVSMGDSYIAVDTWIISALELSEIKQILSKFCDILEIKKNLESIRGGKKIDSQTGDDTLDSLEKFGIDLTQKALNKELDPVIGRDEEITRMMQILIRKSKNNPILLGEPGVGKTAIVEGLAQKIVARDVPTSLANKRVIALDMSAVVAGAKYRGEFEDRLKAVIDEVKKAGNIILFIDEIHTIVGAGASEGGMDAANILKPALARGELHAVGATTLKEYRKYFEKDAALQRRFQPIDVKEPSVNEALQILRGIKERLEVHHGITITDSALVAAARLSDRYIANRFLPDKAIDLIDEAAAELKMQIESEPYELSKIKREIVTLQVEKEALKMEDADKNKERLGEIEKEIADLNEKKLALDTKFENEKAVFGGISKATKEIDSLKSQAEIAKRNGDLQKAAEIEYGKIADAKKHKHELEEKWESMKKEGVLLKNQVDEELVAEILSKWTGISVKKMLTSEKEKYLHIEEHLRESVVGQDDALHALARAVKRNKAGLNEGQRPIGSFLFLGPTGVGKTQSAKALAKFLFDDEKALIRFDMSEYMEKHSVSRLLGAPPGYVGYDEGGQLTEAVRRRPYSVILFDEVEKAHKDVFNILLGILDDGRATDNKGVTVDFKNTIIILTSNIASNFIMELKGEDRDVAVKNELKNYFKPEFLNRLDDTIIFNPLNEQGLISIVEIMFKELEKTLHNRGIKAVLSEEAKKFIAKAGFDIVYGARPLRRALYELVEDKIADMILKDELESGDEITIDSDGEKIIIKKK